The sequence below is a genomic window from Nostoc flagelliforme CCNUN1.
TTGGACAGAAGCTAACACGGGGTTTAGGAGCAGGTGGTAATCCTGCCATTGGTCAAAAGGCAGCTGAGGAATCACGAGACGAAATTGCTACAGCTTTGGAGGGTGCAGACCTAGTATTTATCACTGCTGGGATGGGGGGTGGTACTGGGACAGGTGCAGCCCCGATTGTGGCAGAAGTAGCAAAGGAAATGGGCGCTCTGACTGTTGGTGTGGTAACACGTCCATTTGTCTTTGAGGGACGCCGCCGTACCAGCCAAGCGGAAGAAGGTATTCAAGGACTAAAAAGTAGAGTAGATACACTGATCATTATCCCTAACAACAAACTGCTGGAAGTGATCCCCGAACAAACACCTGTGCAAGAAGCTTTTCGTTATGCAGATGATGTACTGCGTCAAGGGGTGCAAGGTATTTCTGATATCATCACGATCCCCGGATTGGTAAACGTTGACTTTGCTGATGTTCGAGCGGTGATGGCAGATGCGGGATCGGCATTAATGGGAATTGGCGTTAGCTCTGGAAAATCTAGAGCCAGAGAAGCTGCGATCGCAGCTATTTCTTCACCATTACTAGAATGTTCTATTGAAGGTGCCAGAGGGGTTGTCTTTAATATTACAGGTGGTACTGACCTAACTTTGCATGAAGTAAATGCAGCCGCAGAAGCAATCTATGAAGTAGTTGATCCCAACGCCAATATTATTTTTGGGGCTGTAATTGATGACAGACTCCAAGGTGAGGTAAGAATTACTGTAATTGCCACCGGATTTACAGGTGAAATGCAAGCTGTGCAACAACAAAGCGTGGCTAACGTTCGAGTAGCACCTAATACCTCAAAGCGACCAACAACACAGCAACCCGCAATTAATCCCCCAACCTCATCTCCAACTCCAACTTCAACTCCAACTCCAATTCCAGAACCAAAAGAAAAACCTGGATTGGATATACCTGATTTCTTAAGAAACCGACGTACACCACGGAATTAAAAGATTTTGGAGTTGACATTTTAGATTAAATTAGCAGTCTCAGGTTAGGCTGAGTACTGTATAAAATCTGCTAGTTCAAGGGTTTTACTAAGGGCAGGGGTAAGCAATCTGTTGCCATCCCCGATTTTGCTAATGGGTAAAAAACTCGTTAACGCAACGTTACTTTATAAAAATAGAATGAACTTGGGCAGGAGTCTGCTGGCTCACATGTCCAGCGATGCTTTTGGAACAAATCAAGAAGAATACCTGCTCGACTACAGATGCGACGCCGATAGCGAGTTTTCATACCCTTACAGGGAAGCAAGCTACGCGCAGCGTCTGGTAGAGAGCGTCATAGCTAGCTCGTCGTAGTTATCGCTACATCTACTACCGCGATTCCTTAAACTCATATACGGTATAAATAGATATATTTACTTAAACTAGGTTGCGTGGGCGAGTTACCCACGCAAGCGTCCGAAGGAAGTCTGTTTCTTAGAAAATAGGACACGAAGCAAAAAATAAATGTAAATTATTTTTTGCTTTTTATTGTCTCTTCAATCCATTGAATAACCTGATTACCAAGGTGAGTAGCATCTAGGCGATCAATCTCACGAATTCCAGTAGGACTAGTGACATTAACTTCAGTTAAGTAGCCACCAATAATATCAATACCCACAAAAATTAAGCCGTCTTGGCGTAACTGTTCGGCTACTTGGGTACAAATTTCATACTCTCTTGGGGTAATCTCGGTTTGAGCGACTGTGCCACCAGTGGCCATATTATTGCGAAAATCAGTTCCGCTAGAGAGGCGATTGAGCGCACCAATTGGTTCGCCATTGAGTAAGATAATTCGCTTATCTCCTTCTTTTGCCTCTGGTAAATAGGTTTGCACCATTACAGGCACTCGACCTTGGAGGGTACTGAGTTCGACAATAGAGTTAAAATTGCGATCGCCTGATTGCAAAAATAAAATTCCCTCTCCAGCTTTGTTACCCAGTGGTTTGAGAACCGCAGCTGCCTTTGTTTCGACAAATTGTCGGATAAACTGCTTATCAGCACTGACAATCGTTTCTGGAATCGCTTTAGTAAACTGGAGGGCGTACATTTTTTCATTTGCCCCTCGGATGCCGCTAGGACTGTTAATCACCAGGGTTTTATTTTGGTCAATGTAATCCAGAATGTACGTGGCATAGAGGTAGGAATCATTGACAGGTGGATCTGTCCGCATAAATACGGCGTCCATTGTCTCTAAAGAAGTTAAGCAGGAATCGCTCAACTTATACCAAGGATTCACCGCTACCCAGCGTCCCTCCACCAACTCTACTGGTACAAGTTCGACTCGCTGTAGGACAGCCCAAGCTTTGCTCTCCACTACACTCAGCAGATTTGCCTGAGTCACCCAAACTTCGTGTCCCAGGATTTGCGCTGCTTCAATTAGGGCAACACTGGTATCATGACACGGGTCAAGCAGATGGATGGGATCAATGATAAAAGCCAGTTTCACCCTTTATACCTCAATCACCAAGAAATTAAATGGTTATTCAATTATTATCTCTTGATGCTCTCATCAATTGACGTATATATATACTGCTGAGTGGAACCTGGCAGGTAAAGTCTTGTAGACAGATATGGCTTTTGTGAGAAAAAAGTCTCTAAACAAGGCAACGCGTAGCTCTCCAGAGTTGTAGCGACTGCCGTGTCTAGCGGCTTGTCGCTAGCTTCTAGCAATATTTTCTGAAACTACACGCTCTTGCTAGAAGTTAGTAGCTCATCTAGCTTGCCTTGACTGTCTAAAGCGTGGATATCATCACAACCACCAATATGATCATCATTGATGAAAATTTGCGGTAAAGAACGGCGTCCATTTGCTCTTTGAGCCATTTTATTTCTCGCTGCCTCATCTCCATCAATGCTGTATTCGATAAATTCAACGCCCTTGTTCTTCAGCAAACTTTTGGCACGAATGCAAAACGGGCAAGTTCTCCAAGTGTAAATTTCTACTTTTGCAGCCATAATGTCCTCAAATTGATTTCATGCTTCTTAATTTTAGAACTTTGCCACTGACTGTAGCTGCTCTATCCCGTTTTGGCCTGATCTTTAAAAGTCGCTA
It includes:
- the grxC gene encoding glutaredoxin 3, which codes for MAAKVEIYTWRTCPFCIRAKSLLKNKGVEFIEYSIDGDEAARNKMAQRANGRRSLPQIFINDDHIGGCDDIHALDSQGKLDELLTSSKSV
- the gshB gene encoding glutathione synthase, whose translation is MKLAFIIDPIHLLDPCHDTSVALIEAAQILGHEVWVTQANLLSVVESKAWAVLQRVELVPVELVEGRWVAVNPWYKLSDSCLTSLETMDAVFMRTDPPVNDSYLYATYILDYIDQNKTLVINSPSGIRGANEKMYALQFTKAIPETIVSADKQFIRQFVETKAAAVLKPLGNKAGEGILFLQSGDRNFNSIVELSTLQGRVPVMVQTYLPEAKEGDKRIILLNGEPIGALNRLSSGTDFRNNMATGGTVAQTEITPREYEICTQVAEQLRQDGLIFVGIDIIGGYLTEVNVTSPTGIREIDRLDATHLGNQVIQWIEETIKSKK
- the ftsZ gene encoding cell division protein FtsZ, which produces MTLDNNQGLNYKNSQSTGQPGFSLAVNSTNPFNNSGLNFGQNHDNKKVSAENSRIGEIVPGRVANIKVIGVGGGGGNAVNRMIESDVSGVEFWSINTDAQALTLAGAPSRLQIGQKLTRGLGAGGNPAIGQKAAEESRDEIATALEGADLVFITAGMGGGTGTGAAPIVAEVAKEMGALTVGVVTRPFVFEGRRRTSQAEEGIQGLKSRVDTLIIIPNNKLLEVIPEQTPVQEAFRYADDVLRQGVQGISDIITIPGLVNVDFADVRAVMADAGSALMGIGVSSGKSRAREAAIAAISSPLLECSIEGARGVVFNITGGTDLTLHEVNAAAEAIYEVVDPNANIIFGAVIDDRLQGEVRITVIATGFTGEMQAVQQQSVANVRVAPNTSKRPTTQQPAINPPTSSPTPTSTPTPIPEPKEKPGLDIPDFLRNRRTPRN